Proteins from a genomic interval of Lemur catta isolate mLemCat1 chromosome 17, mLemCat1.pri, whole genome shotgun sequence:
- the POLR3F gene encoding DNA-directed RNA polymerase III subunit RPC6 isoform X2, with the protein MAEVKVKVQPPDADPVEIENRIIELCHQFPHGITDQVIQNEMPHIEAQQRAVAINRLLSMGQLDLLRSNTGLLYRIKDSQNAGKMKGSDNQEKLVYQIIEDAGNKGIWSRDIRYKSNLPLTEINKILKNLESKKLIKAVKSVAASKKKVYMLYNLQPDRSVTGGAWYSDQDFESEFVEVLNQQCFKFLQTKAETARESKQNPVIQRNSSFASSHEVWKYICELGISKVTVMNILQNPLWENTVLYHRQRQSLPSGTL; encoded by the exons ATGGCTGAGGTGAAAGTGAAGGTGCAACCGCCTGACGCGGATCCGGTGGAAATAGAAAACAG GATTATAGAATTATGTCACCAGTTCCCTCATGGAATTACAGACCAAGTAATTCAGAATGAAATGCCTCATATAGAAGCCCAGCAGCGAGCAGTGGCCATTAATAGATTATTGTCCATG ggTCAGTTGGATCTCTTAAGGAGCAATACAGGCCTTTTATATAGAATAAAAGACTCTCAGAATGCTGG TAAAATGAAGGGATCAGATAACCAAGAAAAACTAGTATATCAAATCATAGAGGATGCAGGAAATAAAG GAATATGGAGCAGAGATATCCGATACAAAAGTAACTTGCCATtaacagaaatcaacaaaattcTGAAGAATTTGGAAAGTAAAAAGCTTATTAAAGCTGTTAAATCAGTAGCA GCCTCAAAAAAGAAGGTGTATATGCTCTATAACCTGCAGCCAGACCGATCTGTGACTGGTGGAGCCTGGTATAGTGACCAAGATTTTGAATCTGAATTTGTAGAGGTGCTTAACCAACAGTGTTTTAAATTCCTACAAACCAAG GCAGAAACAGCACGAGAAAGCAAACAGAATCCAGTGATACAAAGAAATAGTTCATTTGCTTCATCACACGAAGTGTGGAAATATATCTGTGAACTGGGGATCAGTAAG GTGACAGTCATGAACATTCTGCAGAACCCACTGTGGGAGAATACTGTTCTATACCATAGGCAAAGGCAGTCACTGCCATCAGGCACTCTCTGA
- the POLR3F gene encoding DNA-directed RNA polymerase III subunit RPC6 isoform X1: MAEVKVKVQPPDADPVEIENRIIELCHQFPHGITDQVIQNEMPHIEAQQRAVAINRLLSMGQLDLLRSNTGLLYRIKDSQNAGKMKGSDNQEKLVYQIIEDAGNKGIWSRDIRYKSNLPLTEINKILKNLESKKLIKAVKSVAASKKKVYMLYNLQPDRSVTGGAWYSDQDFESEFVEVLNQQCFKFLQTKAETARESKQNPVIQRNSSFASSHEVWKYICELGISKVELSMEDIETILNTLIYDGKVEMTIIAAKEGTVGSVDGHMKLYRAVNPIIPPTGLVRAPCGLCPVFDDCHEGGEISPSNCIYMTEWLEF; the protein is encoded by the exons ATGGCTGAGGTGAAAGTGAAGGTGCAACCGCCTGACGCGGATCCGGTGGAAATAGAAAACAG GATTATAGAATTATGTCACCAGTTCCCTCATGGAATTACAGACCAAGTAATTCAGAATGAAATGCCTCATATAGAAGCCCAGCAGCGAGCAGTGGCCATTAATAGATTATTGTCCATG ggTCAGTTGGATCTCTTAAGGAGCAATACAGGCCTTTTATATAGAATAAAAGACTCTCAGAATGCTGG TAAAATGAAGGGATCAGATAACCAAGAAAAACTAGTATATCAAATCATAGAGGATGCAGGAAATAAAG GAATATGGAGCAGAGATATCCGATACAAAAGTAACTTGCCATtaacagaaatcaacaaaattcTGAAGAATTTGGAAAGTAAAAAGCTTATTAAAGCTGTTAAATCAGTAGCA GCCTCAAAAAAGAAGGTGTATATGCTCTATAACCTGCAGCCAGACCGATCTGTGACTGGTGGAGCCTGGTATAGTGACCAAGATTTTGAATCTGAATTTGTAGAGGTGCTTAACCAACAGTGTTTTAAATTCCTACAAACCAAG GCAGAAACAGCACGAGAAAGCAAACAGAATCCAGTGATACAAAGAAATAGTTCATTTGCTTCATCACACGAAGTGTGGAAATATATCTGTGAACTGGGGATCAGTAAG GTAGAGTTGTCCATGGAGGACATTGAAACTATCCTGAATACACTCATTTATGATGGGAAAGTGGAGATGACTATTATTGCTGCAAAAGAAGGTACAGTTGGCAGTGTAGACGGACACATGAAGCTGTACAGGGCAGTCAATCCAATCATCCCGCCCACAGGTTTGGTCCGGGCACCCTGTGGACTCTGCCCG gtGTTTGATGACTGCCATGAAGGTGGTGAGATTTCACCATCTAACTGTATTTACATGACAGAGTGGCTTGAATTTTAA
- the RBBP9 gene encoding serine hydrolase RBBP9, translating to MASPSKAVIVPGNGGGDVATHGWYGWVKKKLEQIPGFQCLAKNMPDPITARESIWLPFMETELHCDEKTVIIGHSSGAIAAMRYAETHRVYAIVLVSAYTSDLGDENERASGYFNRPWQWEKIKANCPQIVQFGSTDDPFLPWKEQQEVADRLEAKLYKFTDRGHFQNTEFHELINVVKSLLKVPA from the exons ATGGCTTCGCCTAGCAAGGCAGTGATCGTCCCCGGGAACGGAGGCGGGGATGTGGCCACCCACGGCTGGTATGGCTGGGTGAAGAAGAAGCTGGAGCAG ATACCTGGTTTCCAGTGTTTGGCTAAAAACATGCCTGACCCAA TTACAGCTCGAGAGAGCATCTGGCTACCCTTCATGGAGACGGAACTGCATTGTGATGAGAAGACCGTCATCATCGGCCACAGCTCTGGGGCCATTGCGGCCATGAG gtATGCAGAAACACATCGGGTATATGCTATTGTGTTAGTGTCTGCATACACATCAGACTTGGGGGATGAAAATGAGCGTGCAAGTG GATACTTCAACCGCCCCTGGCAGTGGGAGAAGATCAAGGCTAACTGCCCTCAGATTGTGCAGTTTGGCTCCACTGATGACCCTTTCCTTCCTTGGAAGGAACAGCAAGAAGTGGCTGATAGGTTGGAAGCCAAATTGTACAAATTCACTGACCGTGGTCACTTTCAGAACACAGAGTTTCATGAACTAATTAATGTGGTAAAGTCTTTGCTCAAAGTACCAGCGTAG